A section of the Gloeobacter violaceus PCC 7421 genome encodes:
- a CDS encoding threo-3-hydroxy-L-aspartate ammonia-lyase, with protein MSSSAPTLPVSFGDIQAAADRLRGVAHRTPVLTSRTVDDLTGAQVFFKCENFQRMGAFKFRGAYNALSQLDKAQRRRGVLAYSSGNHAQAIALAGQILEIPTTIVMPSDAPAVKRRATEGYGGEVILYERSETTREALADQLARERGLAVIPPFDHPQVVAGQGTAGLELFEQVGALDVLVVCCGGGGLLSGCAIAAAAVSPGCQVVGVEPAQADDAMRSFYTGVLHTVHNPATIADGARTPSLGAVTFPLVRHYVHQMVTVEEEAIVRAMLFLWERLKIVVEPTGALGAAALFEGRVQAADRRVGVIISGGNVDLQLLHEFIRDIDKGYS; from the coding sequence ATGTCCTCATCCGCCCCCACTTTGCCGGTGAGTTTCGGCGATATCCAGGCGGCTGCTGACCGTTTGAGGGGAGTCGCTCACCGCACGCCGGTTCTGACTTCGCGTACGGTGGACGACCTGACTGGAGCGCAGGTCTTCTTCAAGTGCGAAAATTTCCAACGCATGGGGGCGTTCAAGTTCCGGGGAGCCTACAATGCCCTCTCGCAACTGGACAAAGCGCAAAGGCGGCGCGGGGTGCTCGCCTACTCCTCCGGCAACCACGCCCAGGCGATTGCCCTGGCGGGACAAATCCTGGAGATTCCAACGACGATCGTGATGCCCAGCGACGCTCCGGCGGTCAAGCGGCGTGCCACCGAAGGTTACGGCGGCGAGGTGATCCTTTACGAGCGGTCTGAAACCACCCGCGAAGCCCTCGCCGACCAACTGGCGCGCGAACGGGGACTGGCGGTGATCCCGCCCTTTGACCACCCCCAGGTGGTAGCAGGGCAGGGAACCGCCGGATTGGAACTTTTCGAGCAGGTGGGGGCGCTCGATGTGCTCGTCGTCTGCTGCGGCGGGGGCGGCTTGCTCTCAGGATGCGCCATCGCCGCGGCGGCCGTGAGCCCCGGTTGTCAGGTAGTCGGGGTCGAACCCGCGCAGGCGGACGATGCGATGCGCTCGTTTTATACGGGCGTCCTGCACACAGTCCACAACCCCGCCACGATCGCCGATGGGGCGCGCACTCCATCGCTGGGAGCCGTCACCTTTCCACTGGTGCGCCACTACGTTCATCAGATGGTGACCGTGGAGGAGGAAGCGATCGTGCGGGCGATGCTGTTTTTGTGGGAGCGGCTCAAGATCGTCGTGGAGCCCACCGGTGCCCTTGGGGCGGCAGCCCTTTTCGAAGGCCGGGTGCAGGCAGCGGACAGGCGCGTTGGAGTCATTATTAGCGGTGGCAACGTCGATTTGCAGCTTCTCCATGAATTCATACGCGATATCGATAAGGGGTACAGTTAA
- a CDS encoding Shedu immune nuclease family protein: MSSTKVFSNFDFNIQNCRSQLFEFRRLLENGPFLSERDHIQPFFEQSPDLSSFIGKYHPDIAKIDRLAFRLNLFGDFCCDIAIGDSTRHTYCFVEFEDANSNSIFSVRGRSTPEWSRRLERGFSQIVDWFCKLDELKNTPDYENLFGSRMIDYIGLLIVGRSMNMEVREQRRLKWRSTNTVVNSKRVICLTFDQLYNDLADRLTYFSGGE, translated from the coding sequence ATGTCGAGCACGAAGGTGTTCTCAAATTTTGATTTCAATATTCAGAATTGTCGCTCCCAGCTATTTGAGTTTAGAAGGTTGTTAGAGAACGGTCCATTCCTCTCAGAGCGAGATCATATTCAGCCTTTCTTCGAGCAAAGCCCAGACTTGTCGTCATTTATTGGTAAGTATCATCCCGACATTGCTAAGATCGATCGTCTCGCATTCAGATTAAATCTATTTGGTGATTTTTGTTGTGACATCGCAATCGGCGATTCTACAAGACATACGTATTGTTTTGTTGAATTTGAAGATGCTAATTCAAACAGTATCTTTTCTGTAAGAGGCAGGAGTACTCCCGAGTGGTCGCGAAGGTTAGAACGTGGATTCAGCCAAATCGTCGACTGGTTTTGTAAGTTGGACGAACTAAAAAATACTCCTGACTACGAGAATCTATTTGGCAGCAGAATGATCGATTACATTGGATTATTAATTGTAGGTCGAAGCATGAATATGGAAGTCAGAGAGCAGAGAAGATTGAAATGGAGAAGCACTAACACTGTAGTTAACTCAAAAAGAGTCATCTGCTTAACCTTCGATCAGCTTTACAACGACTTGGCTGACAGACTCACTTATTTTTCAGGTGGAGAGTAA
- a CDS encoding oligosaccharide flippase family protein, translated as MEKDAAQAQGLSRQAARGGVALVVRQIVTQALTLVGGLALLRFLQPEDLALYAVIAILRDWYALVADLGLGATLIRCSEPLARAQQRGLWSLQCLVSLAVALALTLADPWAVANFGWPAPYAGVLTLVGWGLLLVPFRAVPAVLLQQRLALDRFALIEVSESVAFVAVALGGAIAGWGSWAIAWGVVARFATGALVANALCRWPIGWCWPWQVHFSWRLGLAYQAGNLLTLLKESTLPLLLALVFAPRTVGYLKWALTVALLPLVLPLSLDRLFFPLLSRVRDEPEQLRRWVVRSVQANCLVVVWLCALLAVLAEPLVRSVLGSQWQPALPYFYGLLPTSLAFAPVFALIQAYQAQGRPQVNFALNCGWLGLLWLGTWLAVPAIGPMGFVAASLAVHIASLALMAMAARDFRINFLRELWPLAVAGTLATLAGFALTRLLSLPDLPRLALVGVAVSTVYAAGLWLLWRNVLEQGVLALRAGFGTEPPEAGSSVG; from the coding sequence GTGGAGAAAGATGCGGCGCAGGCGCAAGGTCTCAGTAGGCAGGCGGCCCGCGGTGGGGTGGCGCTGGTGGTTCGCCAGATTGTCACCCAGGCTCTGACGCTGGTAGGTGGTCTGGCGCTGTTGCGCTTTTTGCAGCCGGAGGATCTGGCGCTCTACGCGGTCATCGCGATCCTGCGCGATTGGTACGCGCTGGTGGCGGACTTGGGGCTGGGGGCAACGCTCATCCGCTGCTCCGAGCCGCTCGCGCGCGCTCAACAGCGGGGTCTGTGGTCGCTGCAGTGCCTGGTGAGTCTGGCGGTGGCCCTCGCTTTGACCCTGGCCGATCCGTGGGCGGTCGCCAATTTTGGCTGGCCCGCGCCCTACGCGGGGGTGCTCACCCTGGTGGGTTGGGGACTATTGCTGGTCCCCTTTCGCGCCGTTCCGGCGGTGCTGCTGCAGCAGCGGCTCGCCCTCGATCGCTTTGCCCTCATCGAAGTGAGCGAATCGGTGGCCTTCGTGGCGGTGGCCCTGGGGGGAGCGATCGCCGGGTGGGGCAGTTGGGCAATCGCCTGGGGTGTGGTGGCCCGCTTCGCCACAGGTGCGCTGGTGGCAAACGCCCTGTGCCGCTGGCCGATCGGCTGGTGCTGGCCGTGGCAGGTGCACTTCAGCTGGCGATTGGGGCTTGCCTACCAGGCGGGCAACCTGCTCACGCTGCTCAAAGAATCGACGCTGCCGCTGCTGTTGGCGCTGGTCTTCGCTCCCCGGACCGTCGGCTATCTCAAGTGGGCTCTGACCGTGGCGCTACTGCCGCTGGTGCTGCCCCTCAGCCTGGATCGGTTGTTTTTTCCGCTGCTGAGCCGCGTACGCGACGAGCCTGAGCAGTTGCGCCGGTGGGTGGTGCGCTCGGTGCAGGCCAATTGCCTGGTAGTCGTCTGGCTATGCGCGCTGCTCGCCGTGCTGGCCGAGCCGCTGGTGCGCTCGGTGCTGGGCAGCCAGTGGCAACCGGCCTTGCCTTACTTCTACGGATTGCTGCCCACCTCCCTCGCCTTCGCGCCGGTCTTTGCGCTGATTCAGGCGTATCAGGCCCAGGGCCGCCCCCAGGTCAACTTCGCGCTCAACTGCGGCTGGCTGGGGCTTCTGTGGCTGGGTACCTGGCTTGCCGTACCGGCGATAGGTCCAATGGGCTTCGTGGCGGCAAGCCTCGCCGTGCACATCGCCAGCCTGGCCTTGATGGCGATGGCCGCCCGCGATTTTCGCATCAACTTTCTGCGGGAACTCTGGCCGCTCGCGGTGGCCGGGACGCTGGCCACACTGGCCGGTTTCGCCCTCACACGGCTGCTGTCGCTGCCGGATCTGCCCCGCCTCGCCCTGGTCGGTGTGGCGGTGAGCACCGTCTACGCCGCCGGGTTGTGGCTTCTGTGGCGAAACGTACTGGAGCAGGGAGTTTTGGCTCTACGAGCCGGGTTCGGCACCGAACCACCCGAAGCGGGATCGTCGGTGGGCTGA
- a CDS encoding MarR family winged helix-turn-helix transcriptional regulator codes for MQAGESMSGVLSTPGHLISLAARGFARLSEARLKPLGFGVGQLPVLVALQDGQAASQRDLARFARIEQPSMAQMLARMERDGLICRMPDPADGRSSRISLTETARTRLPDACAVLFQGNRDALNGFTDEEATQLVVLLTRLIANLDRVASAEEPSHSS; via the coding sequence ATGCAAGCGGGTGAGTCAATGTCGGGGGTGCTTTCGACACCAGGGCACCTGATCAGCCTGGCGGCGCGTGGGTTCGCACGTCTGAGCGAGGCACGTCTCAAGCCGTTGGGATTCGGTGTCGGCCAGCTGCCGGTGCTGGTCGCGCTTCAGGACGGGCAGGCCGCTTCGCAGCGGGATCTAGCCCGGTTCGCTCGGATCGAGCAGCCCTCAATGGCGCAGATGCTGGCCCGCATGGAGCGGGACGGACTGATCTGCCGGATGCCCGACCCGGCCGACGGGCGCAGCAGCCGAATCTCGTTGACGGAGACTGCACGAACTCGCCTGCCGGACGCCTGCGCGGTGCTGTTCCAGGGCAACCGCGACGCATTGAACGGCTTCACGGATGAGGAAGCCACCCAGCTTGTTGTCCTGCTCACCCGGCTGATCGCCAACCTCGACCGTGTCGCAAGTGCAGAGGAACCATCTCACAGCTCTTGA
- a CDS encoding transposase, whose translation MATRAEYLRNPSHRLVFHYTPKHASWMNQVEIWLSILARKVFKRGSFQSVEQLREKVWSFIEYYNAQWARPFKWTYQGKPLEA comes from the coding sequence ATGGCCACTCGTGCAGAGTATCTGCGCAACCCCAGTCACCGGTTGGTGTTCCACTACACGCCCAAACACGCCTCGTGGATGAATCAGGTGGAGATATGGCTTTCTATCTTGGCGCGCAAGGTGTTTAAGCGCGGTTCGTTCCAGTCGGTCGAGCAGTTGCGCGAGAAGGTGTGGTCGTTTATTGAGTACTACAACGCGCAATGGGCGAGGCCATTTAAGTGGACCTATCAGGGCAAGCCACTGGAGGCATGA
- a CDS encoding nuclear transport factor 2 family protein — MDADIDVLKRLYDRFNARDIDGVLAALADDVTWANGMEGGHVHGREAVREYWTRQLAIVSTHVEPVSFDKAADGSVVVKVQQSVRDLEGRPLQDQTHGLQDKVVGHVFRFQEGKLTRFDIQDAS, encoded by the coding sequence ATGGACGCAGACATAGACGTTCTCAAACGCCTGTATGACCGCTTCAACGCGAGAGACATCGACGGCGTCCTTGCCGCGCTCGCCGACGACGTCACCTGGGCCAACGGAATGGAAGGCGGCCACGTTCACGGCCGCGAGGCCGTTCGGGAATACTGGACACGCCAGTTGGCCATCGTCAGTACGCACGTCGAGCCGGTGAGCTTCGACAAGGCTGCGGACGGGTCGGTTGTCGTGAAGGTCCAACAGTCCGTCCGCGATCTCGAAGGCAGGCCACTGCAGGATCAAACGCACGGGCTGCAGGACAAAGTGGTCGGGCACGTGTTCCGCTTTCAGGAGGGCAAGCTCACCCGCTTCGACATTCAAGACGCCTCCTAG
- a CDS encoding DUF924 family protein, which translates to MHRINKAVDIVDFWFCEPEHPEYGQFRWEWFTQDESFDEQIRGRFAEDYEQAAGGTYDEWRQMPYSGLALILLLDQFPRNLFRNTPQSFATDPKALAVAESLVARELDQVLIPVQRMFVYSPFEHSENLAHQERCVELFERLAAEPGMEIPIDYARRHRDVIVRFGRFPHRNAILARPSTPEEIAFLQQPGSSF; encoded by the coding sequence GTGCACCGAATCAACAAGGCGGTCGATATTGTCGACTTTTGGTTCTGCGAGCCGGAACACCCCGAGTACGGCCAGTTTCGCTGGGAGTGGTTTACCCAGGATGAAAGTTTCGATGAGCAGATCCGCGGACGCTTTGCGGAGGACTACGAGCAGGCGGCAGGGGGAACTTACGACGAATGGCGGCAGATGCCCTACAGCGGCCTGGCGCTGATTTTGCTGCTCGACCAGTTCCCGCGCAACCTCTTTCGCAACACTCCACAAAGCTTCGCCACCGACCCCAAGGCCCTCGCCGTCGCCGAATCGCTGGTGGCGCGCGAACTCGATCAGGTGCTCATCCCGGTGCAGCGGATGTTCGTCTATTCGCCCTTTGAGCACAGCGAAAATCTTGCCCACCAAGAGCGCTGCGTGGAGTTGTTCGAGCGTCTGGCGGCCGAACCCGGCATGGAAATCCCGATCGACTACGCCCGCAGGCACCGGGACGTGATTGTCCGCTTCGGCCGCTTCCCGCACCGCAATGCGATCCTCGCTCGCCCCTCGACCCCGGAGGAGATCGCTTTTCTCCAGCAGCCGGGCTCGTCGTTTTGA
- the ylqF gene encoding ribosome biogenesis GTPase YlqF, translating to MESEYSNLIQWYPGHIAKARRQLAEQLKQVDLVLEVLDARIAHSSRHDEIQKLAGERPRLVVLNRADMIPQGMLRSWLKWFAARGEAAYPTNAQNGDGVRAVLKAAQQGAVAVNQRRAGRGMRPRAVRVAVIGFPNVGKSALINRLVGKRAVESAAKPGVTRALRWVRIADVIDLLDSPGILPPRLNDQRAAAKLAICDDIGQAAYTTSRVATLAAELLTPLVPRRLAERFGADPLAVTAEEWLEQVARHKYHGNLDRAAEALLGDFRRGQLGAIALEAPPEEPLVPQAEAECEEG from the coding sequence ATGGAAAGCGAATACTCCAATCTCATCCAGTGGTACCCGGGCCATATCGCCAAGGCTCGCCGCCAGCTTGCCGAGCAGCTCAAGCAGGTGGACCTGGTGCTGGAGGTGCTCGATGCGCGCATTGCCCATTCCTCACGCCACGACGAGATCCAGAAACTGGCCGGTGAGCGCCCGCGCCTGGTGGTGCTCAACCGCGCCGATATGATCCCGCAGGGGATGCTTCGCAGCTGGCTGAAGTGGTTCGCCGCCCGGGGCGAAGCGGCCTACCCGACCAACGCCCAAAACGGCGACGGGGTGCGCGCCGTGCTCAAAGCCGCCCAGCAGGGGGCCGTGGCCGTCAACCAGCGCCGTGCCGGGCGGGGGATGCGACCCCGGGCGGTGCGCGTGGCGGTGATCGGTTTTCCAAATGTCGGCAAGTCGGCCTTGATCAACCGGCTGGTGGGCAAGCGGGCCGTCGAAAGTGCCGCCAAACCCGGGGTGACCCGTGCCCTGCGCTGGGTACGCATTGCCGATGTGATCGATTTACTCGATAGCCCCGGCATTTTGCCGCCGCGCCTGAACGATCAGCGCGCGGCGGCCAAACTCGCCATCTGCGACGACATCGGCCAGGCGGCCTACACCACTTCTCGGGTGGCAACCCTCGCGGCTGAGTTGCTCACCCCGCTGGTGCCGCGACGGCTCGCCGAGCGCTTCGGGGCCGACCCGCTCGCCGTCACCGCCGAGGAGTGGCTCGAACAGGTAGCCCGGCACAAGTACCATGGCAATCTCGACCGTGCCGCCGAGGCGCTATTGGGCGATTTTCGCCGCGGTCAGTTGGGAGCAATTGCCCTGGAGGCACCGCCGGAGGAGCCGCTGGTACCGCAGGCAGAGGCCGAATGCGAGGAGGGATAA
- a CDS encoding mechanosensitive ion channel family protein, with translation MTLNEIFDFPILGQTLLAWLVAVAVAVGVYGLLQTLRYLIGRRVEALPDGWGKLTGRLLEVTQPLFLAAVALYFGAQVLALPAGQVRVLDGAVTIVALLQVGLWGNALFGHWFENYRQSRGAGQGAATLGILSFLARLLLWSVLLLVALANLGFDITALVASLGIGGIAVGLAVQNILGDLFASLSIVLDKPFEVGDFIIVGELMGTVEYIGLKTTRVRSISGEQLIFANGDLVKNPIRNFKTLSERRVCFEIGLTYQTPAAKLEQVPAIVRAIIESRPEVRFDRVHFKALADSALTFEIVYFVLSANYTLFMDAQQAINLAIFKRFEQEQIAFAYPTRTLFIDQAAANVAVRMLNGNGVQSERSRRPTADGG, from the coding sequence ATGACATTGAACGAAATTTTTGATTTTCCAATTTTGGGCCAGACGCTGCTTGCCTGGCTGGTGGCGGTGGCGGTGGCCGTTGGTGTCTATGGGCTGCTGCAGACGTTGCGCTACTTGATCGGACGGCGCGTTGAAGCTTTGCCCGATGGGTGGGGAAAATTGACGGGCCGGCTGCTCGAAGTGACCCAGCCGCTGTTTCTGGCCGCGGTGGCGCTGTATTTTGGGGCGCAGGTGCTGGCGTTGCCTGCAGGTCAGGTACGGGTGCTCGATGGAGCCGTGACGATCGTGGCCCTGCTGCAGGTGGGGTTGTGGGGAAACGCCCTGTTTGGCCACTGGTTTGAGAATTATCGCCAGTCGCGCGGGGCCGGACAGGGAGCCGCCACCCTCGGCATTTTGAGCTTTCTGGCCCGGCTGTTGCTCTGGTCGGTGCTGCTGTTGGTGGCCCTGGCCAACCTCGGCTTCGACATCACGGCGTTGGTGGCAAGCCTCGGCATCGGCGGCATCGCCGTCGGCCTCGCGGTGCAGAACATTCTTGGCGATCTGTTCGCCTCGCTGTCGATCGTGCTCGACAAGCCCTTTGAAGTGGGCGACTTCATCATCGTCGGCGAGCTGATGGGCACCGTCGAATACATCGGTTTGAAGACCACCCGGGTGCGCAGCATCTCCGGAGAACAATTGATCTTTGCCAACGGCGATCTGGTCAAAAATCCGATTCGCAACTTCAAGACCCTCAGCGAGAGGCGGGTCTGTTTTGAGATCGGCCTCACCTACCAGACCCCCGCCGCCAAACTCGAACAGGTGCCCGCCATCGTCCGCGCGATTATCGAGAGCCGGCCGGAGGTGCGCTTCGACCGTGTTCACTTCAAGGCACTTGCCGATTCGGCCCTTACCTTTGAAATCGTCTATTTTGTGCTGAGCGCCAACTACACCCTGTTTATGGATGCTCAGCAAGCCATCAACCTGGCCATCTTCAAGCGCTTCGAGCAGGAGCAGATTGCTTTTGCCTATCCCACGCGGACCTTGTTTATCGACCAGGCAGCTGCCAATGTAGCGGTGCGGATGCTGAACGGCAACGGCGTTCAGTCGGAGCGCTCCCGCCGGCCTACTGCAGATGGCGGCTAA
- a CDS encoding S9 family peptidase, whose translation MRATLSVVLAGTSLLLGAATPVLAQPTAQKVVSSLSSKVNNEFLSDFAVTRGFSLGRPVRPRPTPDGDAVLFLRSEARSAQLKLYEWDTTSGKIRELLTPAQLLGSDQEQLSPEEKARRERQRVSTTGITSFELSPDGKRVLVSLSGRLFVYARPEGRVQELATSPGTVLDPKFSPDGTQVSYVLNADIYAIDLAAGKERQITSGGNGQVSNGLAEFVAQEEMGRFSGYWWSPDSRWVAYEQADARPVEIWRPADPARPEASPHAQHYPRPGKANVEVRLGVVGADGGRTTWVDWDRERYPYLATVKWDKGGPLTLVVQDRLQQQEAVLTADTDTGRTAVLLTESDPAWLNLDQQTPRWLGDGSGFLWTSERQGAPQLELRDRQGQFVRLLVAPTIGYVPEKSDLAVDETRREVYFQAGATPTAVGLWRVSLDGGEPVALTDRPGQHLAVYARNFSLVARSFTDSGAMPAWEVAERDGRRLGTLPSVALEPPFVPKVELVRVGAGLQNPGYYCSLVRPQDFDPAKRYPVVVDVYGGPGAQKVSAAMGGYLRAQWLADQGFVVVSIDGRGTPRRGRDWERAIYGSFGTIPLDDQVNALHLLGERYGELDLKRVGITGWSFGGYLAALAVLRRPDVFKAAVAGAPVVDWLDYDTHYTERYLGLPQKNPEGYRESSLLTHAANLERPLLLIHGTSDDNVFFLHTLKLSDALFRAGREHEVLPLSGLTHMVPDPVVRVRLEERTARFFSRHLQ comes from the coding sequence ATGCGAGCAACTTTATCTGTTGTGTTGGCCGGTACCAGCCTGCTGTTGGGCGCAGCAACCCCTGTTCTGGCCCAGCCCACTGCCCAAAAAGTCGTCTCCAGTCTTTCCTCGAAAGTGAACAATGAATTTTTAAGCGATTTTGCCGTCACCCGCGGCTTCAGCCTGGGGCGGCCGGTTCGGCCGCGCCCGACCCCCGACGGCGATGCGGTGCTTTTTCTGCGCTCGGAGGCCCGCTCGGCGCAATTGAAACTGTACGAATGGGACACCACCAGTGGCAAGATCCGCGAACTACTTACCCCCGCCCAGTTGCTGGGGAGTGACCAGGAGCAATTGAGCCCGGAGGAAAAAGCCCGCCGCGAGCGCCAGCGCGTCAGCACCACCGGCATCACCAGCTTCGAGCTTTCGCCGGACGGCAAGCGGGTGCTGGTGAGCCTTTCGGGGAGGCTGTTCGTCTATGCGCGCCCCGAGGGCCGTGTGCAGGAGTTGGCCACCAGCCCCGGCACCGTGCTGGATCCGAAATTTTCCCCGGACGGCACCCAGGTTTCTTATGTGTTGAACGCCGATATCTATGCGATCGACCTGGCCGCGGGCAAGGAGCGGCAGATCACCAGCGGGGGCAATGGACAGGTCAGTAACGGCCTCGCTGAATTTGTGGCCCAGGAGGAGATGGGACGCTTTTCGGGGTACTGGTGGTCTCCCGACAGCCGCTGGGTTGCTTACGAACAGGCCGATGCGCGCCCGGTCGAGATCTGGCGGCCTGCGGACCCGGCCAGGCCGGAAGCATCCCCCCACGCCCAGCACTACCCCCGCCCGGGCAAGGCCAATGTCGAAGTGCGCCTCGGCGTCGTCGGGGCAGATGGCGGCCGGACCACCTGGGTGGACTGGGATCGGGAGCGCTATCCGTATCTGGCCACCGTCAAATGGGACAAGGGCGGACCGCTGACGCTGGTGGTGCAGGACCGGCTGCAGCAGCAGGAAGCGGTGCTCACAGCCGACACCGATACCGGCAGGACGGCGGTATTGCTCACCGAGAGCGATCCTGCCTGGCTGAACCTCGATCAGCAGACCCCCCGCTGGCTGGGCGACGGGTCGGGATTTTTATGGACAAGCGAGCGGCAGGGAGCGCCCCAACTGGAGTTGCGCGACCGGCAGGGCCAGTTCGTGCGCCTGCTGGTGGCGCCGACCATCGGCTATGTTCCTGAAAAAAGCGACCTGGCCGTCGATGAAACCCGCCGGGAGGTGTATTTTCAGGCAGGAGCAACGCCTACGGCCGTGGGGCTGTGGCGCGTTTCGCTCGATGGGGGTGAGCCGGTGGCCCTCACCGATCGGCCGGGCCAGCACCTGGCGGTCTACGCCCGCAATTTTTCGCTCGTTGCACGCAGTTTCACAGATTCTGGGGCAATGCCCGCCTGGGAGGTGGCCGAGCGCGACGGCCGGCGTCTTGGAACGCTGCCCTCGGTGGCGTTGGAGCCGCCGTTTGTTCCGAAAGTCGAATTGGTGAGAGTCGGGGCGGGGCTGCAAAACCCCGGCTACTACTGCAGCCTGGTGCGCCCCCAGGATTTTGACCCTGCGAAGCGCTACCCGGTGGTCGTCGATGTCTACGGCGGACCCGGCGCCCAAAAAGTCAGCGCCGCCATGGGCGGCTACCTGCGCGCCCAGTGGCTTGCCGACCAGGGCTTTGTGGTCGTCTCCATCGACGGCCGCGGTACCCCCCGCCGGGGCCGCGACTGGGAGCGGGCCATCTACGGCAGTTTCGGCACAATTCCCCTCGACGATCAGGTCAATGCCCTCCACCTTCTGGGCGAGCGCTATGGCGAATTGGATCTGAAGCGCGTCGGGATCACCGGTTGGTCCTTCGGCGGTTATCTGGCGGCCCTCGCGGTGCTGCGGCGGCCGGACGTTTTTAAAGCGGCAGTGGCAGGCGCCCCGGTGGTCGACTGGCTCGACTACGACACCCATTACACCGAGCGCTATCTGGGACTGCCCCAAAAGAACCCCGAGGGTTACCGCGAAAGTTCGCTGCTCACCCACGCCGCCAATCTGGAGCGACCGTTGCTATTGATTCACGGCACCAGCGACGACAACGTTTTTTTCCTGCACACCCTCAAACTCTCCGACGCCCTCTTTCGCGCTGGACGGGAGCACGAGGTCCTGCCCTTGAGCGGCCTGACCCACATGGTGCCGGATCCGGTCGTGCGCGTGCGTCTGGAGGAGCGCACCGCCCGCTTTTTTAGCCGCCATCTGCAGTAG
- a CDS encoding IS3-like element ISGvi5 family transposase (programmed frameshift): protein MTAKPQPQYTPEQRAEAVRISEQSGKSTYQVARDLGISQTTLSRWRRQARAEHKHANDPDAPLGSDERRELTRLRRENKQLQLERDFPKKSGCFLRQRPLVERYRAMEAHKDDYPVALMARVLQVSRSGYYAWRRRVPSKRQLHNQKLAECIEEVFTASRATYGSPRVHATLRAQGIAAGRHRVARLMRRAGLVARVRKRRYPRTTDSRHGYPVADNLLARQFGACEADSKWVADITYLPTCEGWLYLAVVMDLFSRRVVGWSMATHLRTELVLTALQAALAKRVPASSGLLFHSDRGSQYASWAYQQALSAAGITCSMSRSGTCLDNAVAESFFGTLKVELVYRLGPLDRRQMRTTVAEWLEVFYNRQRRHSALGYRSPDEYERHYCKEVKLSKTAVHQPTVH, encoded by the exons ATGACCGCAAAACCACAACCACAATACACACCCGAACAACGCGCCGAAGCCGTCCGCATTAGCGAGCAATCCGGCAAGTCCACCTACCAGGTCGCCCGTGACCTCGGCATCTCCCAAACCACCCTCAGCCGCTGGCGACGGCAGGCCCGCGCCGAGCACAAGCACGCCAACGACCCCGACGCTCCCCTCGGTAGCGACGAACGTCGGGAGTTGACCCGCCTGCGTCGAGAAAACAAACAACTGCAACTGGAGCGTGACTTTC CTAAAAAAAGCGGCTGCTTTCTTCGCCAAAGACCACTCGTAGAACGCTACCGGGCGATGGAAGCACACAAAGACGATTATCCGGTAGCGTTGATGGCTAGGGTGCTGCAGGTGTCGCGTTCGGGCTACTATGCCTGGCGGCGGCGTGTGCCCTCAAAGCGTCAGTTGCACAACCAGAAACTTGCTGAGTGCATCGAGGAAGTCTTCACTGCCTCCCGGGCGACTTACGGCAGCCCGCGCGTGCACGCCACGCTGCGCGCGCAGGGGATTGCAGCCGGTCGGCATCGCGTTGCCAGACTGATGCGTCGGGCGGGTTTGGTGGCTCGGGTGCGCAAGCGCCGCTATCCACGGACCACCGACAGCCGCCATGGGTACCCTGTCGCGGACAACCTGCTTGCCCGGCAGTTCGGTGCTTGCGAAGCGGACAGCAAATGGGTGGCGGATATCACTTACCTGCCCACCTGCGAAGGTTGGCTGTATCTGGCGGTGGTGATGGACTTGTTTTCCCGGCGGGTGGTCGGTTGGTCGATGGCGACGCACTTGCGCACTGAATTGGTGCTGACGGCCCTGCAGGCCGCCCTCGCCAAGCGCGTCCCGGCGTCTTCGGGGCTGTTGTTCCATTCGGACCGCGGCAGCCAATACGCCAGTTGGGCCTACCAGCAGGCGCTCTCAGCGGCGGGTATCACCTGCAGCATGAGCCGTAGCGGCACCTGCCTGGACAATGCGGTGGCCGAAAGCTTCTTCGGCACCCTCAAAGTCGAGTTGGTGTATCGGTTGGGTCCTTTGGACCGCCGGCAGATGCGCACGACGGTGGCCGAGTGGCTGGAGGTATTTTACAACCGGCAACGTCGGCACTCGGCGTTGGGGTACAGGAGCCCAGACGAATACGAACGCCACTACTGTAAGGAGGTCAAGCTGAGCAAGACAGCCGTTCACCAGCCCACTGTCCACTAA